The following proteins are co-located in the Gloeocapsa sp. PCC 7428 genome:
- a CDS encoding nitrous oxide reductase family maturation protein NosD: MQRTLIAESIWRAMMNSQCNKHFSLFLISQVVLLALTSVPQTATAATLSIKSTSYPIPSGAFFVSPNGQSGNSGRSADSPWPVSQAIASAPSGATIVFRGGQYRNVRIPLNKRLTLQAYPNEQPWLKGSTIVDGWVSEGNIWRKDNWNYSFQPNQHSRDIDPKFPMAGYRDMVFINGVALKQVGNKTQVGPGTFYVDARNNKLYVGTNPGGKTVEATVQTEGIIAWNSSSAGSVVRGLGLAHYADQALKIGAGGVTVENTTMAWNGVDGVAVQAPDVKLRGNIISHNGRRGVGGSYAHRLVLENNVISNNNVENFSTSWGASGVKLIWTNGAVMRGNTVANNKSMGLWADASSSNITFVNNVVRNNIIGIYFEISHNAIIASNVAHNNSTAGIMILNASAARIYNNTLARNRANLLVQETSRNNTKSNEISKGITWITRNTIVKNNIFWNSSGTMFYAPGCAVKEPSSLMVPTTNNNAYYRTSTSQPANLIWGLSGNQCSQTFSSLASFRSATGLESNSLDVVNSSDDPFFVNASANDFRLKSGSPAIGRGEPLPNDIANAIGVSAGSTVNLGALKY, translated from the coding sequence ATGCAACGCACTTTGATCGCAGAATCCATATGGAGAGCAATGATGAACAGTCAATGCAATAAGCACTTTTCTTTATTCTTGATATCCCAGGTAGTGCTGCTAGCACTAACCTCGGTACCACAAACAGCAACCGCTGCTACACTCAGTATCAAAAGCACAAGCTATCCGATTCCGAGTGGAGCGTTTTTTGTATCACCGAACGGTCAATCGGGTAATTCAGGGCGGTCAGCAGACTCACCGTGGCCTGTCAGCCAAGCGATCGCCTCGGCACCCAGTGGCGCAACCATCGTCTTTCGCGGCGGACAATACCGCAATGTTCGCATTCCCCTCAACAAACGCCTGACACTACAAGCCTACCCCAACGAGCAACCCTGGCTCAAAGGTAGCACCATTGTTGACGGCTGGGTAAGCGAAGGCAATATTTGGCGCAAAGACAATTGGAACTACTCATTTCAACCAAATCAACATTCACGTGACATTGACCCGAAATTCCCCATGGCAGGTTATCGTGATATGGTTTTCATCAACGGTGTTGCGCTCAAACAAGTTGGGAATAAAACCCAAGTCGGGCCAGGGACATTCTATGTGGATGCGCGCAACAATAAACTGTATGTCGGCACGAACCCTGGGGGCAAAACTGTCGAAGCTACCGTGCAAACTGAAGGCATCATCGCCTGGAATAGTTCATCGGCGGGTTCGGTGGTGCGCGGACTCGGCTTAGCACATTATGCAGATCAAGCGCTCAAGATTGGTGCTGGGGGTGTCACGGTCGAAAACACAACGATGGCATGGAATGGCGTGGATGGTGTCGCGGTTCAAGCACCCGATGTCAAACTGCGCGGTAACATCATCAGCCACAACGGTCGTCGGGGAGTTGGTGGCTCGTATGCGCATCGTCTAGTGTTGGAAAACAATGTGATTAGCAACAACAATGTTGAGAACTTCTCAACTTCTTGGGGTGCTAGCGGTGTCAAACTGATTTGGACAAATGGCGCGGTGATGCGTGGCAATACTGTCGCGAATAACAAATCAATGGGGCTGTGGGCAGATGCGTCAAGTAGCAACATCACATTTGTCAATAACGTCGTACGCAACAATATTATTGGCATTTACTTTGAGATTTCACACAACGCGATTATTGCCTCGAACGTCGCTCACAACAACAGCACCGCCGGAATTATGATTCTCAACGCTTCGGCAGCACGCATTTACAACAACACACTCGCACGCAACCGCGCTAACCTCTTAGTGCAAGAAACCTCACGTAACAATACCAAATCTAACGAAATATCCAAAGGGATTACTTGGATTACACGCAATACGATTGTCAAAAACAACATCTTTTGGAATTCAAGTGGTACGATGTTTTATGCTCCAGGCTGTGCAGTGAAAGAACCATCCAGCTTGATGGTTCCCACAACGAACAATAACGCGTATTATCGGACTTCTACTAGCCAACCAGCAAACCTCATATGGGGACTCAGTGGCAACCAATGTTCGCAAACGTTTAGTTCATTGGCAAGTTTTAGATCCGCCACGGGTTTAGAATCGAACAGTCTTGATGTTGTTAACTCCAGCGATGATCCATTTTTTGTGAATGCTAGTGCCAATGACTTTCGGCTCAAATCAGGTAGTCCAGCGATTGGACGCGGCGAGCCGCTGCCTAATGATATTGCTAATGCGATCGGTGTCTCTGCTGGTAGCACAGTCAACTTAGGAGCGCTCAAATACTAG
- a CDS encoding GNAT family N-acetyltransferase, translated as MEAVYQNFLIRNWQPSDRTPVTNIIRSVLAEYHLDFEPRGADCDVVDVENYYLTTKGDFWVIQQDDQLVGTGGYYPVMRGEQAVEIRKMYLLPHVRGLGLGKYLLQQLEKAIAARGFKQIWIETASVLTTAVKLYESCGYQPASKVETPRCDRIYVKQLMKE; from the coding sequence ATGGAAGCTGTGTATCAAAACTTTTTGATTCGCAATTGGCAACCAAGCGATCGCACTCCTGTTACTAATATTATTCGCTCGGTTCTTGCCGAGTATCATCTTGATTTTGAGCCTCGTGGTGCAGATTGTGATGTTGTCGATGTTGAAAACTACTATCTAACAACAAAAGGCGACTTCTGGGTCATTCAACAAGACGATCAATTAGTTGGTACAGGCGGATACTACCCTGTGATGCGTGGTGAACAAGCTGTAGAAATCCGCAAGATGTATTTGCTGCCTCATGTCCGAGGCTTAGGATTAGGTAAGTACTTGTTGCAACAATTAGAAAAAGCGATCGCGGCACGTGGTTTTAAGCAGATCTGGATTGAAACTGCAAGCGTGTTAACTACAGCAGTCAAGTTGTATGAAAGTTGTGGATACCAACCTGCTAGCAAAGTAGAAACTCCACGGTGCGATCGCATTTATGTCAAGCAATTAATGAAGGAATAG
- a CDS encoding NAD(P)H-quinone oxidoreductase subunit J, giving the protein MAEEPEKSEAVESSEASQIVEAGKISQWLSENGFEHESLEPDHLGVEIIKVESEYLLPIATALYAYGFNYLQCQCAYDSGPGQDLVSVYHLIKVSDNADRPEEVRLKVFLPRENPQVPSVYWIWKTADWQERESYDMFGIIYEGHPNLKRLLMPEDWVGWPLRKDYISPEFYELQDAY; this is encoded by the coding sequence GTGGCTGAAGAACCCGAAAAGTCAGAAGCAGTTGAAAGCAGTGAAGCATCGCAGATCGTCGAAGCGGGTAAGATTTCGCAATGGTTGAGTGAAAATGGCTTCGAGCATGAATCGCTTGAGCCTGACCATTTGGGTGTAGAAATTATTAAAGTAGAGAGCGAGTATCTCTTACCGATCGCTACAGCATTGTATGCTTACGGGTTTAATTATTTGCAGTGTCAGTGCGCTTACGATTCGGGACCTGGACAAGATTTGGTAAGTGTTTATCACTTGATTAAAGTCAGTGACAATGCTGACCGACCCGAAGAAGTACGGCTCAAAGTGTTCTTACCAAGAGAAAATCCGCAAGTACCTTCGGTGTATTGGATTTGGAAAACTGCCGACTGGCAAGAGCGCGAGTCTTATGATATGTTCGGTATCATTTACGAAGGACATCCGAATCTCAAGCGTCTCCTTATGCCAGAAGACTGGGTAGGTTGGCCATTGCGAAAAGACTATATTTCACCTGAATTCTACGAATTGCAGGATGCCTACTAG
- a CDS encoding NADH dehydrogenase subunit K, translating into MNPTNITNQANDGWDQQNEKILNPIERPTVTQDLSENVILTTVDDLYNWAKLSSLYPLLFGTACCFIEFAALIGSRFDFDRFGLVPRSSPRQADLIITAGTITMKMAPQLVRLYEQMPDPKYVIAMGACTITGGMFSVDSPTAVRGVDKLMPVDVYLPGCPPRPEAIMDAIIKLRKKIANESIQERGQVKQTHRYYSTTHSMKSVAPVLTGKYLLSETRTAAPQELTEAIGMPIPPALQAVEKEEASRG; encoded by the coding sequence ATGAATCCAACCAATATCACGAACCAAGCGAATGATGGGTGGGATCAACAAAACGAGAAGATCCTCAATCCCATTGAGCGCCCTACAGTGACACAAGATCTCTCAGAAAACGTCATTTTGACAACAGTTGATGACCTCTACAACTGGGCAAAGCTATCGAGCTTGTATCCGCTATTGTTTGGTACAGCTTGCTGCTTTATTGAGTTTGCGGCACTCATCGGCTCAAGATTTGATTTTGACCGCTTTGGCTTAGTTCCGCGTTCGAGTCCGCGACAAGCCGACTTGATCATCACTGCCGGAACAATCACGATGAAGATGGCACCTCAACTTGTACGTCTGTACGAGCAAATGCCTGACCCGAAGTATGTGATCGCGATGGGTGCTTGTACGATTACCGGCGGTATGTTTAGCGTTGATTCGCCAACAGCGGTACGGGGTGTTGATAAACTCATGCCTGTCGATGTTTATCTCCCTGGCTGTCCACCTCGTCCAGAGGCAATTATGGACGCGATTATTAAGCTACGTAAGAAAATCGCCAACGAATCAATTCAAGAGCGGGGTCAAGTTAAGCAAACGCATCGCTACTACAGTACAACGCATAGTATGAAGAGTGTTGCGCCAGTGCTTACAGGAAAGTACCTTCTCTCAGAGACGCGCACTGCTGCGCCACAAGAATTAACTGAAGCAATAGGAATGCCTATACCACCTGCACTTCAGGCAGTAGAAAAGGAGGAAGCAAGCCGTGGCTGA
- the ndhC gene encoding photosynthetic/respiratory NAD(P)H-quinone oxidoreductase subunit C, producing MFVLSGYEYLLGFLLVCSLVPALALSASKLLRPSGGGPERRTTYESGVEPIGGAWIQFNIRYYMFALVFVIFDVETVFLYPWAVAFHRLGLLAFIEALIFIAILVVALVYAWRKGALEWS from the coding sequence GTGTTTGTTCTTAGTGGTTACGAGTACCTTTTAGGCTTCCTATTAGTCTGTAGTCTGGTGCCTGCACTTGCGCTTTCTGCATCTAAGCTACTACGACCAAGTGGTGGTGGTCCGGAACGACGCACTACCTACGAATCGGGCGTAGAACCTATCGGCGGAGCTTGGATACAATTCAATATTCGCTACTATATGTTCGCCCTGGTCTTCGTGATCTTTGATGTGGAAACAGTCTTTTTGTATCCCTGGGCGGTTGCTTTCCATCGACTAGGGCTTTTGGCGTTTATTGAAGCTCTCATTTTTATTGCAATTCTAGTTGTTGCCCTTGTCTATGCCTGGCGCAAAGGAGCCTTGGAATGGTCATGA
- a CDS encoding rubredoxin, translating into MSESVVESQGLDRYECRVCGYVYEPTKGDSKEEVPAGTPFTELASSWRCPVCGARTSQFENIGPTGKASGFESNLGYGIGVNKLTPAQKNLLIFGGLALGFLLFMSLYGLK; encoded by the coding sequence ATGAGCGAATCAGTTGTAGAGAGCCAAGGACTAGATCGCTATGAGTGTCGCGTCTGTGGCTACGTTTATGAACCGACAAAGGGAGATAGCAAGGAAGAGGTTCCTGCTGGCACACCTTTTACAGAACTAGCATCTTCTTGGCGGTGTCCTGTTTGTGGCGCAAGGACTTCCCAATTTGAAAATATTGGTCCGACTGGAAAAGCCTCTGGCTTTGAATCAAATCTTGGCTATGGTATCGGCGTAAACAAGCTAACCCCAGCCCAAAAAAATCTTTTAATTTTTGGCGGTCTGGCACTGGGTTTTTTGTTGTTTATGAGCCTTTATGGGCTAAAATAA
- a CDS encoding photosynthesis system II assembly factor Ycf48 produces MRSLFKVWQQAAVLLTVILLCIGCSNTPSISNNPWKVITVPTESNLQDIAFTDDTHGWLVGSKAALLETTDGGETWQPRTLDLGEQNYLFSSISFAGQEGWIVGEPALLLHTTDGGKSWEQIPLSEKLPGNPNTIVALGSHAAEMTTDVGAIYRTTDSGKTWKAMVQEAVGVVRNIARAADGRYLAVSAKGNFYSIWEPGKEAWEGHNRNSSRRVQNMGFAPDGRLWMLARGGQVQFTKPDNPDEWEEAQYPEFSTSWGLLDLAYRTPEEIWIAGGSGNLLCSFDGGKTWQKDREVEEVPSNLYKIVFLTPEKGFVVGQRGILLKYQEPSATA; encoded by the coding sequence ATGCGTTCATTATTCAAAGTTTGGCAACAAGCCGCTGTTTTATTAACAGTTATCCTGTTGTGTATTGGGTGTAGTAACACACCTTCCATCAGCAATAACCCGTGGAAAGTGATTACTGTACCGACAGAATCTAACCTTCAAGATATTGCCTTCACCGATGATACTCATGGCTGGCTTGTAGGTAGTAAAGCAGCACTCTTAGAAACAACCGACGGTGGGGAAACTTGGCAGCCTAGAACCTTGGATTTAGGTGAGCAAAATTATCTTTTTTCTTCAATCAGTTTTGCAGGACAAGAAGGGTGGATTGTAGGAGAACCGGCTCTTTTATTACACACTACTGATGGTGGAAAATCCTGGGAACAAATTCCTTTGAGTGAGAAACTTCCTGGTAATCCCAACACAATCGTTGCTTTAGGATCGCACGCGGCCGAAATGACGACGGACGTAGGCGCAATCTATCGCACAACCGACAGCGGTAAAACCTGGAAAGCAATGGTGCAAGAAGCTGTTGGCGTCGTCCGTAATATTGCCCGCGCCGCAGATGGCAGGTACTTGGCGGTTTCAGCAAAAGGAAATTTTTATTCGATTTGGGAACCTGGTAAAGAAGCTTGGGAAGGACATAACCGCAATAGTTCCCGCCGCGTCCAAAATATGGGTTTTGCTCCAGATGGGCGCTTGTGGATGCTAGCACGCGGTGGTCAAGTACAATTTACTAAACCTGATAATCCTGATGAATGGGAAGAAGCTCAATACCCTGAATTTTCTACGAGTTGGGGTTTGCTGGATTTAGCATATCGGACTCCAGAAGAAATCTGGATAGCAGGAGGCAGCGGCAATTTATTGTGTAGCTTTGATGGTGGTAAAACTTGGCAAAAAGACCGAGAGGTAGAAGAAGTTCCTTCTAATCTTTACAAAATAGTTTTTCTGACACCAGAAAAAGGGTTTGTTGTCGGTCAACGCGGAATTTTACTTAAGTATCAAGAACCTAGTGCAACTGCATAA
- the psbE gene encoding cytochrome b559 subunit alpha — protein MSGSTGERPFSDIITSVRYWVIHSITIPALFIAGWLFVSTGLAYDVFGTPRPNEYYPQERQELPIIGDRYQAKQEIKQFINSND, from the coding sequence ATGTCAGGCTCAACAGGAGAGCGTCCGTTTTCGGATATTATTACCAGTGTACGTTACTGGGTTATTCACAGTATTACCATTCCAGCTTTATTTATTGCTGGTTGGCTGTTTGTTAGTACAGGTCTAGCATATGATGTGTTTGGCACACCTCGACCTAACGAGTACTATCCCCAAGAGCGACAAGAATTGCCGATCATTGGCGATCGCTATCAAGCAAAACAAGAGATTAAACAATTTATCAATAGCAACGATTAA
- the psbF gene encoding cytochrome b559 subunit beta: MTSNTRSNINQPIQYPIFTVRWLAVHTLAVPTIFFLGAIAAMQFIQR; encoded by the coding sequence ATGACGAGTAATACTAGAAGTAACATCAATCAACCAATTCAGTATCCAATTTTTACGGTAAGATGGCTGGCAGTTCACACCCTGGCTGTACCAACGATCTTCTTCTTGGGTGCGATCGCCGCTATGCAGTTTATTCAACGCTAG
- a CDS encoding photosystem II reaction center protein L: protein MPPQRTPNPNNQPVELNRTSLYLGLLLVFVLGILFSSYFFN, encoded by the coding sequence ATGCCCCCGCAAAGAACACCGAATCCTAACAACCAACCTGTTGAACTAAACCGCACTTCACTTTACCTCGGTTTACTACTCGTTTTCGTTCTCGGTATCCTGTTTTCTAGTTATTTCTTTAACTAG
- a CDS encoding photosystem II reaction center protein J, with the protein MSGSGRIPLWVVATIAGLGVITIVGTFFYGSYTHLGSSL; encoded by the coding sequence GTGTCTGGAAGTGGACGAATTCCTTTGTGGGTCGTTGCGACCATTGCCGGTTTGGGTGTAATCACGATTGTGGGAACTTTCTTCTATGGTTCTTACACTCACTTAGGCTCTTCTTTATAG
- the psaI gene encoding photosystem I reaction center subunit VIII produces MFSASFLPSILVPLTGLVFPAVAMALLLIYIEREDPSGI; encoded by the coding sequence ATGTTTTCAGCTTCTTTTCTTCCCTCGATTTTAGTTCCGCTAACTGGCTTAGTATTTCCTGCTGTTGCTATGGCATTGTTGCTCATCTACATTGAGCGTGAAGATCCATCAGGAATCTAA
- a CDS encoding metallophosphoesterase family protein, which translates to MSETSHRRIVIGDIHGHYDGLIKLLEAIAPGTSDKVYFLGDLIDRGPQSALVVEFVQQNSYPCLLGNHEQMLLNVLSDRASYHMKQAWLSSGGNATLSSYKDFTIPQSHAEWMQSLPTYLDLGDVWLVHAGINPKIPLEKQTAEQFCWVRDEFHSMLEPYFPDKLIITGHTITFTLPGVNSGEIAQGRGWLDIDTGAYHRKSGWLTGLDITNDLVYQVNVFRNVVRTLPLAEIVTTVNPIDVANRSQARL; encoded by the coding sequence ATGAGCGAGACAAGCCACCGTCGCATTGTCATAGGCGATATTCATGGTCACTATGACGGTTTAATCAAACTACTAGAAGCGATCGCCCCTGGAACCAGCGACAAAGTATATTTTTTGGGGGACTTAATCGATCGAGGACCGCAAAGCGCCCTCGTCGTAGAATTTGTACAACAAAATTCTTACCCTTGCTTACTTGGCAATCACGAACAGATGTTGCTCAACGTCCTGAGCGATCGCGCTTCGTACCATATGAAGCAAGCTTGGTTGTCTAGTGGGGGCAATGCGACGTTAAGTAGCTACAAAGATTTTACGATTCCTCAAAGTCATGCGGAATGGATGCAAAGTCTGCCAACCTACCTAGACTTAGGAGATGTTTGGTTAGTCCACGCAGGAATAAATCCCAAAATTCCGCTAGAAAAACAAACCGCCGAACAATTCTGCTGGGTACGCGATGAGTTTCATAGTATGCTTGAACCATACTTTCCTGACAAACTCATCATCACTGGACATACAATCACCTTTACTTTACCTGGAGTAAACTCCGGTGAAATCGCCCAAGGTAGAGGTTGGTTAGACATTGATACCGGTGCATATCATCGTAAAAGTGGTTGGTTAACTGGATTAGACATCACGAACGATTTAGTCTATCAGGTGAACGTATTTCGTAACGTCGTGCGGACTTTGCCCTTAGCCGAAATTGTCACCACAGTTAACCCAATAGACGTCGCAAATCGTTCTCAAGCACGACTATAA
- a CDS encoding M48 family metallopeptidase produces MFNFSFILHRFRRRLIYPLLSLFVVLALSLGTPAVSQAFSIFDLLIRGVQIIQLSNISDSQEVQLGRQINQQLVSREVRLYRNSDINRYINQIGQRLVPASDRSGIPYTFQVVDDNGINAFATMGGFVYVNTGLIRLADNEAQLASVLAHEIGHIASRHAIQQMRQAAIASGVASVAGLDRNRAVQIGVDLALRRPNSREDEFEADQRGLANSRRAGYAPSATIAFMEKLLRQNGRSVPTFLSTHPATGDRITRLRSAIDSQSANVGGGLDTAAYRARIRPLL; encoded by the coding sequence ATGTTTAATTTTTCTTTTATTTTGCATCGTTTCCGACGTCGCTTAATTTATCCGCTATTGTCGCTGTTTGTGGTGTTGGCGCTGTCGTTGGGGACGCCAGCCGTATCGCAAGCGTTTTCGATTTTTGATTTGCTTATCCGTGGAGTTCAAATTATTCAACTATCGAACATCTCTGATAGTCAAGAAGTTCAGCTAGGAAGACAAATTAATCAACAACTTGTCAGCCGCGAAGTTCGTCTCTATCGCAATTCTGATATCAATCGCTATATCAATCAAATTGGTCAACGGTTAGTGCCGGCGAGCGATCGCAGCGGAATTCCTTATACGTTCCAAGTTGTTGATGATAATGGCATTAATGCTTTTGCGACAATGGGTGGCTTTGTCTATGTCAATACGGGTTTAATTCGACTCGCTGACAATGAAGCCCAACTCGCCAGCGTACTTGCGCACGAAATTGGTCATATCGCGAGTCGTCACGCGATTCAACAAATGCGTCAGGCGGCGATCGCCAGTGGTGTAGCTTCGGTTGCGGGCTTAGATCGTAACCGTGCGGTGCAAATTGGTGTAGATTTAGCGCTACGGCGTCCGAATAGTCGCGAAGATGAGTTTGAAGCCGATCAACGTGGATTAGCCAACTCTAGACGCGCTGGTTATGCTCCATCGGCGACGATCGCTTTTATGGAGAAACTCCTTAGACAAAATGGGCGATCGGTTCCTACTTTCCTAAGTACCCACCCCGCAACAGGCGATCGCATTACCAGGTTACGTAGTGCAATTGACTCCCAAAGCGCAAATGTAGGTGGAGGCTTAGATACTGCTGCTTATCGCGCGAGAATTAGACCATTGTTATAG
- a CDS encoding DUF4330 domain-containing protein, protein MAILDSKGRLFGKLSILDLGAALVILLVIVGIFFFPGTSGSVAQVGVTTKPIEVDLVVRGLNVRDPQQLFSEGLKEGGKTNIIIRNQPYGQIEVKSVKQLPRTLLVPQPDGSIREMSDPRANQFSTDMLLTLNGRAQITSTGPVLGNSKLKIGMPVELEGFNYNFNATVIDVRT, encoded by the coding sequence ATGGCTATTTTGGATTCTAAAGGACGCTTGTTTGGCAAGCTTAGTATTCTCGACTTAGGGGCTGCTTTAGTAATCCTCCTAGTGATCGTTGGCATCTTTTTCTTTCCAGGAACTTCTGGTTCAGTTGCGCAAGTTGGTGTAACAACAAAACCCATCGAAGTTGACTTAGTGGTTCGGGGTTTAAACGTCCGCGATCCGCAACAACTCTTCAGCGAAGGGTTGAAAGAAGGCGGTAAAACCAACATTATTATTCGCAACCAGCCTTACGGTCAGATTGAAGTTAAGTCGGTTAAACAATTACCCCGAACCCTCCTTGTACCACAACCCGACGGTTCAATTCGAGAGATGTCCGATCCGCGAGCAAATCAATTCAGCACTGATATGCTATTAACGCTCAACGGTAGAGCGCAAATTACCAGTACAGGACCGGTGTTAGGCAACAGTAAGCTGAAAATTGGTATGCCCGTCGAACTCGAAGGCTTTAATTACAACTTTAACGCTACCGTAATTGACGTTCGGACATGA
- a CDS encoding alpha/beta fold hydrolase: protein MFLPLGFEQRSVLTSLGRMVYYTASDTPWRQTSEDDNRERLVFLHGFGGGSSAYEWSKVYPAFAAEYQVIAPDLIGWGRSEHPPRNYTIDDYLTTITEFLEQTCDRPVTVVASSLTAAFTIRVAIARPELFKSLILTTPAGLSDFGENYSRSFFAQIVSTPFLDRLLYSAGIATSNGIRSFLEQRQFARANRIYQEIVEAYLESAQQPNAEYAALSFVRGDLCFDLSLYVPQLRVPTAIIWGQRSQFTGPEIGRRFAAINPQAIRVFQPLDDVGLTPQLELPAVTIGLIRRFLPILTQDTEPQEIEARS from the coding sequence ATGTTTCTGCCACTCGGTTTTGAGCAGCGATCGGTGCTGACTTCACTTGGCAGAATGGTTTATTACACTGCAAGTGATACGCCTTGGCGTCAAACATCTGAAGACGACAATCGAGAACGATTAGTATTTTTGCACGGTTTTGGTGGCGGTTCTTCTGCGTACGAATGGTCAAAGGTTTATCCGGCATTTGCGGCAGAATATCAGGTAATTGCGCCTGATTTAATTGGGTGGGGTCGTTCGGAGCATCCTCCGCGCAATTACACGATTGATGATTATCTGACGACAATTACGGAATTTCTCGAACAAACCTGCGATCGCCCCGTTACGGTTGTGGCATCTTCGCTCACCGCAGCGTTTACAATCCGAGTCGCGATCGCGCGTCCAGAATTATTCAAATCGTTGATTTTGACAACTCCTGCGGGATTATCTGATTTTGGCGAAAATTACTCGCGGAGTTTCTTTGCCCAGATAGTCAGCACTCCGTTTCTAGATCGCTTGCTTTATAGTGCTGGAATTGCAACGAGTAATGGCATCCGCAGCTTTCTTGAGCAACGTCAATTCGCTCGCGCTAACCGGATTTATCAAGAAATTGTCGAGGCTTATTTAGAGTCTGCCCAGCAACCGAATGCTGAATACGCCGCTCTTTCGTTTGTCCGTGGCGACTTGTGTTTCGATTTGTCGCTTTATGTGCCGCAGTTGCGCGTTCCTACCGCGATTATCTGGGGTCAAAGGTCACAATTTACAGGTCCAGAAATTGGACGCCGATTCGCGGCGATAAATCCCCAAGCAATTCGCGTATTTCAACCGCTCGATGACGTTGGGCTAACACCGCAATTGGAACTCCCAGCGGTCACAATCGGTCTAATCCGAAGGTTTTTACCAATCCTCACACAGGATACGGAGCCACAGGAGATAGAAGCCAGAAGTTAA